From the Bdellovibrio reynosensis genome, one window contains:
- a CDS encoding glucose-6-phosphate isomerase produces MLEITQSGHKIDSSVLKACEESLQTFLKRKDIGFPQLVERISLWEQSYSAGKEFNHRFKRLVIVGLGGSSLGNRVLAEVFRAKNLFFIDNVDALEFETLIEELGDLREVGWVFISKSGTTIESLCALEFIDQIYKQEGLTVASQSLVISEPKANTLTDWAKKNSLTICEIPVDVGGRFSILSPVGMMPAAYLGLDLEKIRVGAAMALQDTKLVSETMAQVAQSFKREEWITLLWFYNSRLKNFGSWFQQLWAESLGKKAGRDGGAATRASTPMWAVGASDQHSILQQVMEGAKDKFVMFMRVEESEMGSQKLAKSQFNETADLQGRTMGELLKAEALATQEALAENGISTMTLKTKVLDEQTLGYMFMFWELVVAGMGEYMKIDAFDQPGVELGKRLAKAKLKKA; encoded by the coding sequence ATGTTAGAAATTACTCAATCTGGGCATAAAATTGATTCTTCTGTTTTGAAGGCTTGTGAAGAGTCTTTGCAAACTTTCTTAAAACGTAAAGATATTGGTTTTCCTCAATTGGTTGAAAGAATTTCTTTATGGGAACAATCCTATTCTGCTGGTAAGGAATTTAATCACCGTTTTAAAAGACTTGTGATTGTGGGACTTGGTGGAAGCTCTTTGGGCAACCGCGTATTGGCTGAAGTTTTCCGCGCCAAGAATCTTTTCTTCATCGACAACGTTGATGCTCTTGAGTTTGAAACTTTGATTGAAGAGCTGGGTGATCTTCGTGAAGTAGGTTGGGTTTTCATTTCTAAATCGGGCACAACAATCGAATCACTTTGTGCACTCGAGTTTATTGATCAAATTTACAAACAAGAAGGCTTAACAGTTGCAAGCCAAAGTTTGGTGATCTCTGAGCCTAAAGCAAACACTCTGACTGATTGGGCAAAAAAGAACTCTCTAACTATCTGTGAAATCCCGGTGGATGTTGGTGGTCGTTTCTCGATTCTTTCGCCGGTAGGTATGATGCCTGCGGCTTATCTTGGTTTAGACTTAGAAAAAATCCGCGTCGGCGCAGCGATGGCTTTGCAAGATACAAAGTTGGTTTCTGAAACCATGGCTCAAGTGGCACAAAGCTTTAAACGTGAAGAGTGGATTACTCTTTTATGGTTCTATAATTCTCGTCTTAAAAACTTCGGTTCTTGGTTTCAACAACTTTGGGCTGAATCATTGGGTAAAAAAGCGGGCCGCGATGGTGGCGCTGCGACTCGCGCAAGTACACCGATGTGGGCAGTTGGAGCTTCTGATCAGCACTCGATCCTTCAGCAAGTGATGGAAGGTGCGAAAGATAAGTTCGTGATGTTCATGCGTGTGGAAGAATCAGAAATGGGTTCGCAAAAATTGGCTAAATCCCAATTTAACGAAACTGCGGATCTTCAAGGTCGCACTATGGGCGAACTTCTGAAGGCAGAAGCTTTGGCAACTCAGGAAGCCTTAGCTGAAAACGGCATTTCTACGATGACTCTTAAGACTAAGGTCTTAGATGAACAAACTTTGGGATACATGTTTATGTTCTGGGAACTTGTTGTTGCTGGCATGGGCGAGTACATGAAAATCGATGCCTTCGACCAACCTGGTGTTGAGCTAGGCAAGAGACTAGCCAAAGCTAAATTGAAGAAAGCTTAA
- a CDS encoding metallophosphoesterase family protein, whose product MDATSPSENTDNAVPVAKPAPVKKIKIIISDLHLGKGRLLEKGGINSLEEFYYGEKLVEFIHYYSTGAYRDYEVELIINGDFLNFLQCDYKGHFLSVITEAVTLEIFKDIVKGHKNVFDALAEFAAKPGNSITYIVGNHDQGMLWPACRAYLNQVIGTPIRYKNIVYFFDGVHVEHGHMQEAANRMDPKKFFLKKDLVEPILNLPFGSHFFLEVVLKIKEEYPHVDKIRPFGKMVRWSFMNETKVMFKAFFMALAYFAKSAFIKDPRRAWPLKRIVQVIAESAIFPDLSESARKILTDERVHTVIFGHSHVYQYRQWSENKEYFNTGTWTEITSLDIVSLGKITKLTYVLIEYPEDGSRPRGRLKEWKGYHKIEEDVAIS is encoded by the coding sequence ATGGATGCTACCTCTCCAAGTGAAAACACCGACAATGCCGTTCCGGTAGCGAAACCCGCGCCTGTAAAAAAAATTAAAATTATTATCAGTGACCTTCATTTGGGGAAAGGCCGTCTTTTAGAAAAAGGCGGTATCAACTCCCTAGAAGAATTTTATTATGGGGAAAAGTTGGTGGAGTTCATTCACTACTATTCCACAGGTGCCTATCGTGATTACGAAGTTGAACTGATCATCAATGGTGATTTCCTTAATTTTCTTCAATGCGATTACAAAGGACACTTCCTTTCCGTAATCACGGAAGCCGTCACCCTTGAAATTTTCAAAGACATTGTTAAAGGCCATAAGAATGTTTTCGATGCCTTAGCAGAATTTGCGGCGAAACCGGGAAACTCTATCACGTATATCGTCGGCAATCATGACCAAGGGATGTTGTGGCCTGCCTGCCGTGCTTACTTAAATCAAGTTATCGGTACCCCAATTCGTTACAAGAATATCGTTTATTTCTTTGATGGCGTTCACGTTGAACATGGTCACATGCAAGAAGCTGCGAACCGCATGGATCCTAAAAAGTTTTTCTTAAAAAAAGATCTAGTAGAGCCGATTTTGAATTTGCCCTTTGGTTCGCATTTCTTTTTGGAAGTCGTTTTAAAGATCAAGGAAGAATATCCCCACGTAGATAAGATTCGTCCGTTCGGAAAAATGGTTCGCTGGTCTTTCATGAATGAAACAAAAGTGATGTTTAAGGCTTTCTTTATGGCCTTAGCTTATTTCGCCAAAAGCGCTTTCATTAAGGATCCCCGCAGGGCTTGGCCTTTAAAGCGTATCGTGCAAGTCATTGCTGAAAGCGCCATTTTCCCTGACTTAAGTGAATCAGCGCGTAAAATCTTAACAGATGAACGGGTGCACACCGTAATATTTGGTCACAGCCACGTTTATCAATATCGCCAGTGGTCAGAAAATAAAGAGTATTTCAATACAGGTACTTGGACAGAAATCACTTCATTAGACATCGTTTCGCTAGGGAAAATCACCAAATTGACCTACGTACTTATCGAATACCCCGAAGATGGCAGCCGCCCACGCGGACGCTTGAAGGAATGGAAGGGGTACCACAAGATCGAAGAAGACGTCGCTATTTCTTAA
- a CDS encoding tail fiber domain-containing protein, with translation MKIAKTCTLMAGLILFTLLFAKDALASPQALTYQGRILKTDGTALEYSNVSFQFEITSPNGLCIIYREQVDHVDMTNSNGVFDVPIGGGTRSYPTAGTFNLLDSFNNSSIFTCDGGSTYNAAAGDQRKLRVKFHDGSGWKTISPDNEIRSVPYAGFSYSSERLGTNVAADFVLKNNITSCPANSFLTFDGTNFSCAPVTGASGGTVTAVSSTNSYLSVANGTSTPALTLNVGSVANTVAAGDDARFTNARTPTGTAGGDLSGTYPNPSVAKLQGVAVSSTAPTNGYFLKYNGTDWAPVAVAISDVTNLTSTISGLHTTAAFNAAVGSANCAAHQTAYWNSVSSSFQCQAINVSVAGDVSGAIGAVTVDKIKGVAVDTTAPTTGQVLKYDGSKWAPASDSSNAGTITGVTAGTGLTGGGSSGTVTLNVNAGTGNNQIVQLDGSAKLPAVDGSALTNLNPANLSTVVSVAKGGTGQSTYTDGQLLIGNTTGNTLTKATLTAGTGISVTNGNGSITIATTGAAPTGSASGDLSGSYPGPTVAKLQGYAVDSAAPAANKVLKWDGVTSKWTANFVKLSELVNSTGGSAFDIASCTAAQTMNWSSITDKFQCQNIAIANTQVSGLGTASTKAAGTGANEVALLDGSGRLPASALPSTLGQWTLNGTSTYYNAGYVGIGTNAPAYRLHIQSENTANEYDDDVRIVTYADSTSPSFMMQKARGTSAAPTAILSGNTFLSIAGKGYSTAFNYGAQITGVAEANWATSVDSSLRFQVAQAGTLSEAMRIMPGGKVGIGATAPTSLLQVESASTANTGINVVNTATNGKSYGIYSSGGSPTAAGSFGVYDNTAGAARFIIDTNGKASFGGSTPQSTKQLTVSGIATANCSAGGTGICIDNSTTSGLYIADSTNSFQSKFEQNSATLALGTISNHPFKLVSNNADRVRIEANGNVGIGSTTAAEKLHVSGSTASGAVNLLVENTNATSASAVVRVKNTLRSWAMAVRGDTSNHFVIQDDTAGYVRMLIDSNGKVGFGTTTPQAGLHVQDTMGGNGYFTASPSDGGLEIASGNDGSSFIDFKGSTNLAADYRGRILYEDGAGFFINTNGTNPGKVHIRESDGYVGIGTTSPTQLLTVNGSALATAWNTTSDKRFKRDVHNIENANEKLSRLRGVHFNWKTEMPVVTADREADIGVIAQEVEAIFPEAVTTDANGYKSVAYSKLVAPLIEASKETYGLCKASEKQWNALAAKLETQGRQIASIKTENTHQDKEIADLKKENKMLKDYLCAKDSKAPFCK, from the coding sequence ATGAAAATAGCTAAAACTTGCACGTTAATGGCGGGCTTAATTCTGTTTACTCTTCTTTTTGCTAAGGATGCTTTGGCATCACCGCAAGCACTGACTTATCAAGGGCGCATTTTAAAAACCGATGGAACAGCTTTGGAATACTCCAATGTGAGCTTCCAATTTGAAATCACCAGTCCAAATGGTTTATGTATCATCTATCGTGAACAAGTCGATCACGTCGACATGACCAACTCAAATGGCGTGTTTGACGTGCCAATTGGTGGGGGCACAAGAAGCTATCCTACCGCTGGCACTTTTAATCTTTTAGATTCATTTAATAACTCATCCATTTTCACTTGTGATGGCGGATCGACATATAACGCCGCTGCCGGTGATCAACGTAAGCTGCGTGTGAAATTCCATGACGGATCAGGATGGAAGACGATTTCACCGGATAATGAAATTAGATCTGTACCCTATGCGGGTTTTAGTTATTCCTCAGAACGCCTAGGCACTAATGTCGCTGCGGATTTTGTTTTAAAAAACAATATCACTTCATGCCCTGCGAATAGCTTTTTAACTTTTGATGGAACCAATTTTTCATGTGCTCCTGTCACTGGCGCAAGTGGTGGTACTGTTACAGCGGTTTCTTCTACGAATTCTTACTTGTCTGTAGCTAATGGCACTTCAACACCAGCGTTAACTTTAAATGTCGGCTCGGTTGCAAATACTGTGGCAGCAGGTGACGACGCGCGTTTCACCAATGCTCGTACACCGACTGGTACTGCGGGTGGGGATCTTAGCGGTACCTACCCAAATCCAAGTGTAGCAAAACTTCAAGGCGTTGCGGTTTCTTCCACTGCACCTACAAATGGTTATTTCTTGAAATACAACGGGACTGATTGGGCTCCTGTAGCGGTTGCGATTTCTGATGTGACGAACCTAACTTCGACTATTTCTGGTTTGCACACTACGGCTGCGTTTAACGCTGCTGTGGGAAGCGCTAACTGTGCTGCTCATCAAACGGCTTACTGGAATTCTGTTTCAAGCTCTTTTCAATGTCAGGCGATTAACGTTTCAGTTGCTGGGGACGTCAGTGGTGCGATCGGCGCAGTCACTGTTGATAAAATTAAAGGTGTTGCGGTAGATACAACAGCTCCAACAACTGGTCAGGTTTTAAAATATGATGGATCTAAGTGGGCGCCAGCATCTGATAGTTCAAATGCTGGTACTATTACTGGTGTAACTGCGGGAACTGGTTTAACAGGTGGGGGCTCTTCAGGTACTGTTACTTTGAATGTGAATGCAGGTACCGGGAACAACCAAATTGTGCAATTAGATGGTTCCGCAAAATTGCCTGCTGTGGATGGTTCTGCTTTGACGAATTTAAATCCTGCTAACCTTTCAACTGTTGTGTCAGTTGCGAAAGGTGGTACAGGCCAATCGACTTACACCGATGGTCAATTGTTAATTGGTAACACCACCGGGAATACTTTAACTAAAGCTACACTAACTGCCGGTACAGGCATTTCAGTTACTAATGGCAATGGCTCTATCACTATTGCAACTACGGGCGCGGCTCCAACAGGAAGTGCCAGTGGTGATTTAAGTGGTTCTTATCCAGGTCCAACAGTCGCAAAACTTCAAGGTTATGCCGTGGATTCTGCGGCCCCCGCTGCAAACAAAGTTTTAAAATGGGATGGTGTGACAAGTAAATGGACCGCGAACTTCGTGAAATTAAGTGAGCTCGTAAACTCTACAGGCGGCAGTGCTTTTGATATCGCTTCTTGTACGGCCGCGCAGACAATGAACTGGAGTTCCATCACTGATAAATTCCAGTGTCAAAACATCGCTATCGCTAACACTCAAGTTTCTGGATTGGGAACGGCTTCAACTAAAGCTGCTGGTACTGGTGCCAATGAAGTAGCCCTGCTTGATGGTAGCGGACGCTTGCCAGCAAGTGCATTACCTTCAACTTTAGGTCAATGGACCTTAAACGGTACTTCTACTTACTATAATGCAGGATATGTTGGAATCGGTACCAACGCCCCTGCTTATCGACTTCATATACAAAGTGAAAACACGGCTAATGAGTATGACGATGATGTGCGCATCGTCACTTATGCCGATAGCACTTCACCGTCTTTCATGATGCAAAAAGCACGAGGTACTTCCGCTGCGCCAACGGCGATCTTAAGCGGCAACACTTTCTTAAGTATTGCGGGTAAGGGCTATTCGACGGCCTTCAACTATGGTGCACAGATTACGGGTGTTGCTGAAGCCAACTGGGCGACGTCTGTTGATTCTTCTTTACGCTTCCAAGTAGCTCAAGCAGGTACTTTAAGCGAAGCTATGAGAATCATGCCGGGAGGTAAAGTTGGTATCGGTGCCACTGCTCCAACAAGTTTGTTACAGGTAGAAAGTGCTAGCACTGCCAACACTGGAATCAACGTTGTTAACACAGCAACTAACGGAAAGAGTTATGGAATCTACTCTTCTGGCGGAAGCCCGACAGCCGCAGGGTCTTTCGGCGTTTATGACAACACCGCTGGTGCTGCCCGATTCATCATCGATACAAACGGTAAAGCTTCCTTTGGTGGTTCAACACCTCAATCAACTAAACAGCTAACCGTGTCCGGTATCGCAACCGCAAACTGCTCTGCTGGTGGAACAGGTATCTGTATCGACAACAGTACGACAAGCGGTCTATATATCGCAGACTCTACTAATTCGTTTCAATCCAAATTTGAACAAAATAGTGCAACTCTTGCCCTTGGCACAATTTCAAACCACCCGTTCAAGTTAGTTTCCAACAATGCAGACCGGGTTAGAATCGAAGCCAATGGTAACGTGGGTATTGGTTCAACCACAGCGGCGGAAAAACTTCACGTATCAGGTTCAACAGCCAGTGGAGCTGTGAATCTTTTAGTTGAAAATACAAATGCGACTTCGGCAAGTGCTGTAGTGAGAGTGAAAAACACTTTGCGCAGTTGGGCCATGGCCGTTCGGGGTGATACCTCAAATCACTTTGTGATCCAGGACGACACCGCAGGTTACGTGCGTATGCTCATTGATTCAAATGGGAAAGTCGGTTTCGGTACTACAACTCCACAAGCAGGCCTTCACGTCCAAGATACTATGGGCGGAAACGGGTATTTCACTGCCTCCCCATCTGATGGTGGGCTTGAGATCGCCAGTGGTAATGACGGAAGTTCTTTCATCGATTTTAAAGGAAGCACTAACTTAGCTGCTGACTATAGAGGCCGCATTCTTTACGAAGATGGTGCAGGCTTCTTTATTAACACGAATGGTACTAACCCCGGCAAAGTCCATATTCGTGAAAGTGATGGTTATGTTGGAATTGGTACCACTAGCCCAACCCAACTTTTAACTGTGAATGGTTCAGCCTTAGCAACGGCTTGGAATACGACCTCTGATAAGCGTTTCAAACGTGATGTTCACAACATCGAAAATGCTAATGAAAAATTAAGCCGCCTGCGCGGTGTTCACTTCAACTGGAAAACAGAGATGCCAGTGGTAACAGCTGATCGCGAAGCTGATATCGGTGTGATCGCTCAAGAAGTAGAAGCCATCTTCCCAGAAGCAGTAACAACAGATGCGAACGGCTATAAGTCAGTAGCTTACAGTAAGTTAGTGGCGCCATTGATCGAAGCATCAAAAGAAACCTACGGCTTGTGTAAAGCTTCAGAGAAACAATGGAATGCATTAGCAGCCAAACTCGAAACACAAGGTCGTCAAATCGCTTCAATAAAAACTGAAAACACACACCAAGATAAAGAAATCGCAGATCTGAAAAAAGAAAACAAAATGCTTAAAGACTACCTCTGCGCCAAAGACTCAAAAGCCCCATTCTGCAAATAA
- a CDS encoding PfkB family carbohydrate kinase codes for MSEILVVGSLAYDSIQTPSGKVDRALGGSANYFSLAASLFSKVRVVGVVGEDYDQEHYELLNKRGVDLGGLSKVPGKTFHWAGSYEGDLNEAKTLKTELNVFEHFNPQLPEHFKDSSFVFLANIAPELQLQVLEQVKQPKFVGMDTMNFWISIKKDKLVEVLKKVDLVLINEGEAKMLTGAANAISAAPLLTALGPKAVVIKRGEYGFAMYTKDEGYFILPAMPIPTVVDPTGAGDTFAGGFFGYLAAQKEVPTIANLKQACIMGSMMASHTIQDFSVNALSKVTLGDLEKRLSEYRKVITV; via the coding sequence ATGTCTGAAATTTTAGTAGTCGGAAGTTTAGCTTATGATTCAATCCAAACTCCATCTGGAAAAGTGGATCGCGCCCTAGGTGGTTCTGCGAACTATTTTTCTTTGGCAGCTTCATTGTTTTCAAAAGTGCGTGTTGTTGGTGTTGTCGGTGAAGACTATGATCAAGAACACTATGAGCTTTTAAATAAGCGTGGTGTTGATCTTGGCGGTCTTTCTAAAGTTCCAGGGAAGACTTTCCACTGGGCAGGTTCTTACGAAGGTGATCTTAACGAAGCAAAAACTTTGAAAACAGAGTTGAACGTTTTTGAACACTTCAATCCACAATTGCCAGAGCATTTCAAAGATTCTTCTTTTGTATTCTTGGCTAACATCGCTCCTGAATTGCAATTACAAGTTCTTGAACAAGTGAAACAACCTAAGTTCGTTGGTATGGATACAATGAACTTCTGGATTTCTATTAAAAAAGACAAGTTGGTTGAAGTTCTTAAAAAAGTAGATTTAGTTTTAATCAACGAAGGTGAAGCTAAAATGCTTACTGGCGCTGCGAACGCTATCTCTGCAGCTCCATTGTTAACGGCATTGGGGCCTAAAGCTGTAGTTATCAAGCGCGGTGAGTATGGTTTTGCAATGTACACCAAAGACGAAGGTTACTTTATCCTTCCTGCGATGCCGATCCCTACGGTTGTTGACCCAACGGGCGCTGGTGATACTTTCGCCGGTGGATTCTTTGGTTATTTGGCTGCGCAAAAAGAAGTTCCAACGATTGCTAACTTGAAACAAGCGTGCATCATGGGTTCAATGATGGCCAGCCACACTATCCAAGATTTCTCAGTCAACGCGCTTTCTAAAGTTACGCTGGGGGATCTAGAGAAAAGACTTTCGGAGTATCGCAAAGTCATTACTGTCTAG
- the rlmN gene encoding 23S rRNA (adenine(2503)-C(2))-methyltransferase RlmN: MELNPVTNDSVSSAPFNYADDNVAKPLENKPVNFYSLTLEDLKAYLKGKGKEQFRAQQIFKWVYEQRVTDPEQMTNLSKEFRASLPSILTFDLPKIITHLKSVDGTQKMLFDMGAGQSVEAVLIPSEDRLTLCISSEVGCNIGCKFCFTGKQKLKRRLRTEEIVGQFMQAHDRLGEGQRISNIVFMGMGEPLDNPEAVFKTIDVIHSPWGINLSRKKITVSTSGIVPEMWRVAEAKVRLAVSLNGPTDEIRTQVMPINKKWNTTELLKACKDYTNATGDKVTFEYVLLKGVTDQIEHARQLVKLVHGVPCKINIIPFNEHPGSGYERPSDEAVEAFHTELIRLGAHVLLRRSMGRDIYAACGQLTSQVPNKPDSMDISNSKLAGLPKYKREMLANAAQEQQ; encoded by the coding sequence ATGGAATTGAACCCAGTCACTAACGACTCTGTGTCGTCTGCCCCTTTTAATTATGCTGACGATAACGTCGCAAAACCTTTAGAAAATAAGCCCGTTAATTTTTATTCTCTGACATTGGAAGACCTTAAGGCTTACTTAAAAGGGAAGGGCAAAGAACAATTCCGCGCTCAGCAGATCTTTAAATGGGTTTATGAACAAAGAGTCACAGACCCCGAGCAAATGACAAACTTGTCTAAAGAGTTTCGTGCGTCTTTGCCAAGCATCCTGACTTTCGACCTTCCAAAAATTATTACTCACTTAAAGTCTGTCGATGGCACTCAGAAGATGCTTTTTGATATGGGAGCTGGCCAAAGTGTTGAGGCGGTATTGATTCCTTCAGAAGATCGCCTGACTTTGTGTATTTCATCTGAAGTCGGTTGCAACATCGGCTGTAAGTTCTGCTTCACCGGTAAACAGAAATTGAAACGTCGCTTACGTACTGAGGAAATCGTTGGTCAGTTCATGCAAGCGCATGATCGTCTTGGCGAAGGTCAACGCATTTCTAATATCGTATTTATGGGCATGGGCGAGCCGTTAGACAATCCTGAAGCGGTATTTAAAACAATCGACGTGATTCACTCTCCATGGGGGATTAATCTTTCTCGTAAAAAAATCACTGTGTCTACATCCGGTATCGTTCCAGAAATGTGGCGCGTGGCTGAAGCGAAGGTTCGTTTGGCTGTGAGTCTTAACGGACCTACTGATGAAATCCGTACGCAAGTGATGCCGATCAATAAAAAATGGAATACGACCGAATTGTTGAAGGCATGTAAGGACTATACCAATGCGACGGGCGATAAGGTCACTTTCGAATACGTCTTGCTTAAAGGGGTAACAGATCAAATCGAGCACGCGCGCCAATTGGTTAAATTAGTTCACGGTGTTCCATGCAAAATCAATATCATTCCATTTAACGAACACCCAGGTTCAGGTTACGAGCGTCCTTCTGACGAAGCTGTTGAAGCCTTCCATACAGAATTGATCCGCTTAGGGGCGCATGTTCTTTTAAGACGTTCAATGGGACGTGATATTTATGCGGCTTGCGGTCAATTGACCAGCCAAGTGCCAAACAAGCCAGATTCTATGGACATCTCCAATTCTAAATTGGCGGGTCTTCCAAAATATAAACGTGAAATGTTAGCCAACGCTGCACAGGAGCAACAATAA
- a CDS encoding MFS transporter produces MIWPFIFISYASLFTLGISDNVRGPLFPEIMKQFGVSDSMGALMYVLSSIAGLAASYAAHSLLRRFDRLQIIQGAALTMVIALVGLAASPAFSVFLLFSFLMGVSLGILGLIPNILVPIGSTPQRKQRMLSGLHTMYGLSSLLAPLLTAAIAAATGNWRWVFATVALAPVALLIYSFHPTHRSLHKKVEISSEDRRANKKKNLAPQIFLAIMLSSAVAAEIMISSRLALYMQRALNFSTEAASLYVTYFFVSMMVGRLLFSFLHFRRSPQYLLSTSLILTGLSIAAGIYVNPLFLALTGFTIAPFYPMSIAWVSSEFPTDLDAAVSYMKASDSIVLILMHLAIGKLTDVFSIQTAILAGISFVVISLLMVVSYKPLFHKPTRPEVKPKAPHISPTVFHP; encoded by the coding sequence ATGATTTGGCCTTTTATTTTTATCTCTTACGCAAGCTTGTTTACTCTCGGCATTTCTGACAACGTCCGTGGGCCATTATTTCCTGAAATCATGAAACAGTTCGGCGTTTCTGACTCTATGGGCGCTTTAATGTATGTATTAAGCAGTATTGCGGGGCTGGCTGCAAGTTATGCCGCCCATTCGCTATTACGCCGTTTTGATCGCCTGCAAATCATCCAAGGTGCAGCACTAACCATGGTTATCGCTTTAGTGGGACTTGCCGCCTCCCCGGCGTTCTCTGTGTTTTTGTTATTCAGTTTTCTGATGGGTGTTTCACTTGGGATCTTGGGTCTGATTCCAAACATCCTGGTTCCGATTGGCTCAACCCCACAACGTAAACAAAGAATGCTTTCGGGTCTGCATACAATGTATGGGCTTTCTAGCTTACTAGCTCCGTTATTAACCGCGGCTATTGCTGCCGCGACGGGGAATTGGCGCTGGGTGTTTGCGACGGTGGCGCTGGCTCCGGTGGCTTTGCTAATTTATTCTTTTCATCCCACACACAGATCCCTTCATAAAAAAGTGGAAATATCGTCAGAAGATCGTAGGGCGAATAAAAAGAAAAACTTAGCTCCGCAGATCTTCCTAGCGATTATGTTAAGCTCCGCTGTGGCTGCAGAGATTATGATCTCTTCCCGTCTTGCCCTTTACATGCAAAGAGCATTGAATTTTTCGACAGAGGCTGCCAGCCTTTACGTCACCTACTTCTTCGTATCTATGATGGTGGGCCGTTTACTGTTTTCATTTTTGCATTTCAGAAGATCGCCGCAGTATTTGCTTTCAACTTCTTTAATATTAACAGGACTAAGTATTGCCGCGGGTATCTACGTGAATCCGCTTTTCTTAGCTCTGACGGGATTCACAATTGCTCCTTTTTATCCAATGTCGATTGCTTGGGTGTCCTCGGAATTTCCCACCGACCTAGACGCTGCGGTGTCGTATATGAAAGCATCGGATTCTATCGTCTTAATTCTTATGCACTTAGCTATTGGTAAACTGACCGATGTCTTTAGCATTCAAACGGCGATACTAGCGGGTATCTCATTTGTGGTGATTTCTTTGCTTATGGTTGTCAGCTATAAACCGCTCTTCCATAAGCCGACTCGCCCCGAGGTGAAACCAAAGGCACCTCATATTAGTCCCACGGTCTTCCATCCCTAA
- a CDS encoding PA0069 family radical SAM protein, giving the protein MAREFRKDIRGRGASSNVTNRYDTLKYEATEEDFDNYETEKSLLKTEVLKDSSRSIITKNNSPDIGFEFSVNPYRGCEHGCAYCYARPSHEYLGFSPGLDFESKIVIKETAPELLREALMKPSWKPAVIMMSGITDCYQPLERKYELTRGCLRVLADFKNPVSMITKNALITRDIDIFKEMIEYDGIKIYISVTTLDPELGKVLEPRTSRPQARLQAIEALANAGVPVGVNVAPCIPGLNDHELPQILKAASEAGATSAGYTPLRLPSSVLPIFEEWLEVHQPLKKEKVLNSVRDIRGGKLNDAQFGSRMRGEGPRADQMAQMFALYTRKYNLNMKHFNLSTAHFQRPGDQLKFNIE; this is encoded by the coding sequence ATGGCGCGTGAATTTCGAAAAGACATTCGCGGTCGTGGAGCTAGTAGCAACGTCACCAATCGATACGACACCTTAAAATACGAAGCTACCGAAGAAGACTTCGACAATTATGAAACCGAAAAAAGTTTGCTGAAAACGGAAGTTCTGAAGGATTCGTCTCGCTCCATTATCACGAAAAACAACAGTCCTGATATCGGCTTTGAGTTCTCGGTAAATCCCTACCGAGGCTGTGAGCACGGTTGCGCCTATTGTTATGCACGTCCTAGCCACGAGTACTTGGGGTTTTCTCCAGGATTGGATTTTGAATCTAAAATCGTGATCAAAGAAACAGCGCCTGAACTTTTGCGTGAGGCTTTAATGAAGCCATCGTGGAAACCCGCTGTGATTATGATGAGTGGGATTACGGACTGCTATCAACCCTTAGAGCGAAAATACGAACTTACTCGCGGGTGCTTGCGCGTTTTGGCAGATTTTAAAAATCCTGTTTCGATGATCACCAAAAATGCGTTGATTACTAGGGACATCGATATCTTCAAAGAGATGATCGAATACGATGGAATTAAAATCTATATTTCCGTAACAACTTTAGATCCTGAACTTGGAAAAGTTTTAGAACCACGTACCTCAAGACCCCAAGCTCGTTTGCAAGCGATTGAAGCTTTGGCAAATGCCGGCGTTCCTGTTGGTGTTAACGTGGCTCCGTGTATTCCCGGCCTGAACGATCACGAATTGCCACAGATCTTAAAAGCAGCCAGTGAAGCGGGCGCTACTTCGGCGGGATATACACCTTTGCGATTACCTTCTTCTGTTTTACCTATTTTTGAAGAATGGCTAGAGGTGCATCAGCCTTTAAAGAAAGAAAAGGTTTTAAACTCGGTGCGTGATATTCGGGGCGGCAAATTGAATGACGCGCAGTTTGGATCGCGTATGCGCGGGGAAGGGCCTAGGGCTGACCAAATGGCGCAGATGTTCGCTCTTTATACTCGCAAATATAATTTAAATATGAAACATTTCAATCTTTCCACCGCCCACTTTCAAAGACCCGGCGATCAATTGAAATTTAATATAGAGTAA